Proteins found in one Paucidesulfovibrio longus DSM 6739 genomic segment:
- the glmM gene encoding phosphoglucosamine mutase: MNQRLFGTDGLRGPVNIFPMTPEIALRLGLAAGQYFRNGNKRHKVLIGKDTRLSGYVFETALTSGFCATGMDVYLVGPLPTPAISFLTRNMRADLGVVISASHNPFSDNGIKFFDRSGFKLPDSAEQAITDMVLSGKSDWDFPAPESVGRAKRIVDANGRYIVYLKNSFPQNLTLDGLKVVLDCANGAAYNVAPTILRELGAEVVTLACEPDGLNINENCGSLHPEVLAAAVVEEGADIGLALDGDADRLIVVDEKGNVLDGDQIMALCAQDLLDRGELKSKTLVATVMSNMALEVFMEERDCRLLRTPVGDRHVVEAMRREGAVLGGEQSGHLIFLNHTTTGDGLLAALQLIRIMVEKQRPLSELSHLLTLFPQRLKNVRVERKIPFDTVPSVAEAVCQAEKELEGKGRVLLRYSGTESLARVMVEGEDEAKVENLTDRLCEVLRECLR, encoded by the coding sequence ATGAATCAACGCCTTTTCGGCACCGACGGCCTGCGCGGCCCGGTGAACATATTCCCCATGACCCCGGAAATCGCCCTTCGTCTCGGACTGGCCGCAGGACAGTATTTCCGCAACGGCAACAAGCGGCATAAGGTTCTCATCGGCAAGGACACGCGCCTTTCCGGCTATGTCTTCGAGACGGCGCTGACCTCCGGCTTTTGCGCCACGGGCATGGACGTGTATCTGGTCGGCCCGCTGCCGACCCCGGCCATATCCTTTCTGACGCGCAACATGCGTGCGGATCTCGGCGTGGTCATTTCGGCCTCGCACAATCCCTTCAGCGACAACGGCATCAAGTTCTTCGACCGTTCCGGGTTCAAGCTGCCGGACTCCGCGGAACAGGCCATCACGGACATGGTCCTTTCCGGCAAGTCCGACTGGGACTTCCCCGCGCCGGAGAGCGTGGGCCGGGCAAAGCGCATCGTCGACGCCAACGGGCGCTACATCGTCTATCTGAAAAACAGCTTTCCGCAGAATCTTACCCTGGACGGGCTCAAGGTTGTCCTGGATTGCGCCAACGGCGCGGCGTACAACGTCGCCCCCACCATCCTGCGCGAGCTTGGAGCCGAGGTCGTGACCCTGGCCTGCGAGCCGGACGGGCTGAACATCAACGAGAATTGCGGTTCGTTGCATCCCGAAGTGCTTGCGGCCGCCGTGGTCGAGGAGGGCGCGGACATCGGTCTGGCCCTGGACGGCGACGCGGACCGCCTCATCGTGGTGGATGAAAAGGGCAACGTGCTCGACGGCGACCAGATCATGGCGCTATGCGCGCAAGACCTGCTCGACCGAGGCGAGCTCAAGAGCAAGACCCTGGTAGCCACGGTCATGAGCAACATGGCCCTTGAAGTCTTCATGGAGGAACGCGACTGCCGTCTGCTGCGCACTCCGGTGGGCGACCGTCACGTGGTCGAGGCCATGCGCCGCGAAGGAGCGGTGCTCGGCGGCGAGCAGTCCGGCCATCTGATCTTCCTCAACCACACCACGACGGGAGACGGCCTGCTCGCGGCGCTCCAGCTCATCCGCATCATGGTCGAGAAGCAGCGCCCGCTTTCCGAACTGTCGCATCTGTTGACGCTGTTTCCGCAGCGGCTCAAGAATGTTCGCGTGGAACGTAAGATTCCTTTTGATACCGTACCTTCCGTGGCCGAGGCGGTATGCCAGGCGGAGAAGGAGCTCGAAGGCAAGGGACGCGTGCTGTTGCGTTATTCCGGAACGGAATCCCTTGCGCGCGTCATGGTGGAAGGAGAGGACGAGGCCAAGGTCGAGAACCTTACGGACAGGCTTTGCGAAGTGCTTCGGGAGTGCTTGCGATAG
- the folP gene encoding dihydropteroate synthase: MKLQQWTIARGRVLGPAPFFVAGIVNVTPDSFYDGGKCFDPAMAVAHGRSLALEGADILDVGGESTRPFSELVSLDEELSRVVPVVEALAAHDWSQLPRVGGEAPVVSVDTNKAEVARRCLDAGASIINDVSACRFDPSLLDVLVDRQPGYVLMHSLGLPREMQIEPRYDDVVSEILAFFEERLHFLTKAGLSESRIVLDPGIGFGKTLEHNMSILRDIDRFGMFGLPVYIGLSNKSLFGGLLGLEVGQRAGATQAATALLGYRGVAVHRVHEVAAARHALTLAQAMTQA, from the coding sequence ATGAAATTGCAGCAATGGACTATCGCAAGGGGCAGGGTTCTCGGACCCGCCCCTTTTTTCGTTGCCGGAATCGTCAACGTTACTCCGGACTCGTTCTACGACGGAGGGAAGTGTTTCGATCCGGCGATGGCCGTGGCCCATGGCCGTTCGCTTGCCCTGGAGGGGGCAGACATCCTGGATGTGGGCGGCGAGAGCACACGCCCTTTTTCCGAGCTGGTCAGCCTGGATGAGGAGCTATCCCGCGTGGTCCCGGTCGTGGAGGCTCTCGCGGCGCATGACTGGAGCCAGTTGCCCCGAGTGGGGGGAGAGGCCCCGGTCGTGTCCGTGGATACGAACAAGGCCGAGGTCGCCCGACGCTGTCTGGATGCAGGCGCTTCCATCATCAACGATGTTTCCGCCTGCCGTTTTGACCCGTCCCTCCTGGACGTGCTGGTTGATCGGCAGCCCGGATACGTGCTCATGCACTCCCTGGGACTGCCGCGCGAGATGCAGATCGAGCCTCGATACGACGACGTAGTGTCTGAAATCCTGGCTTTTTTTGAGGAACGACTGCACTTCCTGACCAAGGCCGGGCTTTCGGAAAGCCGCATCGTTCTTGATCCGGGAATCGGCTTCGGCAAAACGCTGGAGCACAACATGAGCATCCTAAGAGATATTGACCGATTCGGGATGTTTGGGCTACCTGTATACATTGGGTTGTCCAATAAATCGCTTTTCGGGGGCCTGCTCGGACTCGAAGTGGGACAACGCGCCGGGGCCACCCAGGCAGCCACGGCTCTTCTCGGTTACCGGGGGGTCGCAGTGCATCGCGTTCACGAAGTCGCCGCCGCCCGCCATGCCCTCACACTCGCTCAAGCCATGACGCAGGCATGA
- a CDS encoding CdaR family protein — protein sequence MTIRWQTMLVAFLLAVSTWYLVTGREKVETWIPLPVEMTNTPAGLVIQKGLVKHIEVRVRGPKGMIGTLDFKKLAYPLDVSSLKVGENLIDLDADKVPLSRAYEIVELKPDRLILTVDREAVKTVPVVVDWTGADNLHHDLQLVELRATPAFVELHGPASELKKLDEARVRMDTQFEEDSPRSWSEDLPVLLPESVKAQPGLVRVDLEIGPKTQRITVKIRSIEAEPPTGRKVEIADNTVTLEIEGPVALFRNDKFRSEIAAYPKIDPDIKPGKHELDYWVSLPQGCRLVSKTPEKLSAVVREVK from the coding sequence ATGACGATTCGTTGGCAGACCATGCTGGTGGCCTTCCTCCTGGCCGTTTCCACCTGGTATCTCGTGACGGGCCGTGAAAAGGTCGAGACCTGGATTCCCCTGCCCGTGGAGATGACCAACACTCCGGCCGGGCTGGTCATCCAAAAGGGACTCGTCAAGCACATCGAGGTGCGCGTGCGCGGTCCCAAGGGCATGATCGGCACGCTGGATTTCAAAAAGCTGGCCTATCCGCTCGACGTCAGCTCGCTCAAGGTCGGCGAGAATCTCATCGACCTGGACGCGGACAAGGTTCCGCTCTCCCGTGCCTATGAAATCGTCGAGCTCAAGCCGGATCGCCTGATCTTGACAGTGGACCGCGAGGCGGTCAAAACCGTGCCGGTCGTCGTCGACTGGACCGGGGCGGACAACCTGCATCACGATCTTCAGCTTGTCGAACTTCGGGCCACGCCCGCCTTCGTCGAGCTGCACGGACCCGCCAGCGAGCTGAAGAAGCTGGACGAGGCCCGCGTGCGCATGGACACGCAATTCGAGGAGGATTCGCCCCGCTCCTGGAGCGAGGATCTTCCCGTGCTGCTTCCTGAATCCGTCAAGGCCCAGCCCGGACTGGTGCGGGTGGATCTTGAGATCGGCCCCAAGACGCAGCGGATCACCGTGAAGATCCGCAGCATCGAGGCGGAGCCGCCCACCGGGCGCAAGGTCGAGATCGCCGACAACACGGTCACCCTGGAAATCGAAGGCCCGGTGGCGCTTTTCCGCAACGACAAATTTCGCAGCGAGATCGCCGCGTACCCCAAGATCGACCCGGACATCAAGCCGGGCAAGCACGAACTGGACTACTGGGTCAGCCTCCCTCAGGGATGCAGACTGGTATCCAAAACCCCCGAGAAGCTTTCGGCTGTCGTGCGCGAAGTGAAGTAG
- a CDS encoding OmpH family outer membrane protein yields MKRNPCSRCGSFPFVLAALWLTLLLVLAGPTAALAEQKVGFVNPQRLIDESEIGKTAQQDLAKLGKEKDRQIRESAKDINELKARLADTTLSESEQRTLESKLQILYEQHDRLIQKSNEDIQIEEARLIQFIMKRADGSLKDIARQKGFSLVITDPDIIGYIDDSADLTDLVIQDLNKRY; encoded by the coding sequence ATGAAGCGCAATCCGTGTTCGCGCTGCGGTTCGTTCCCGTTCGTCCTGGCCGCCTTGTGGCTGACGCTGCTGCTCGTGCTTGCCGGGCCGACCGCGGCGCTTGCCGAGCAGAAAGTGGGGTTCGTGAACCCGCAACGTCTCATCGACGAATCCGAGATCGGTAAAACCGCACAGCAGGATCTTGCCAAGCTCGGCAAGGAAAAGGATCGCCAGATTCGAGAGAGTGCGAAGGATATCAACGAACTGAAGGCGCGTCTTGCCGATACGACCCTTTCCGAATCCGAGCAGCGCACTCTGGAAAGCAAGCTGCAAATCCTTTATGAACAGCACGACAGACTGATCCAGAAAAGCAACGAGGACATCCAGATCGAGGAAGCCCGGCTGATCCAGTTCATCATGAAGCGCGCCGACGGCAGCCTGAAGGACATCGCCCGGCAGAAGGGCTTTTCCCTGGTCATCACGGATCCGGACATCATCGGCTACATTGATGATTCCGCCGATCTGACCGACCTGGTCATCCAGGATCTCAACAAACGGTACTAG
- the galU gene encoding UTP--glucose-1-phosphate uridylyltransferase GalU, whose protein sequence is MQVRKVVIPVAGWGTRSLPATKSIPKEMLPVYRKPVVQYIVEEGIEAGLKDVVFVTNQNKKIIEDHFDRSFLLENLLERSGKTELLAEVRAVADMVNVIAVRQKEQLGLGHAVLCAREVCKNEPFAVMLGDDMVFGKGAGICQLIEAAEAENAAVVGVIEVPDEKVHKYGIIQGEEFAPGMYRVNQLVEKPKLAEAPSRMAIIGRYVLLPEIFDILENQTPGVGGEIQLTDALQGLADRGKLIAVKLKGRRFDAGDWVEYLTANIYFALQDDALHEDISARLRELLPPLK, encoded by the coding sequence ATGCAGGTCAGAAAAGTGGTCATTCCCGTGGCTGGTTGGGGCACGCGTTCGCTGCCCGCCACCAAGAGCATCCCCAAGGAGATGCTGCCGGTCTACCGCAAGCCCGTGGTTCAGTATATCGTCGAGGAAGGCATCGAAGCCGGTCTGAAGGACGTCGTCTTCGTCACCAACCAGAACAAGAAGATCATCGAGGATCATTTCGACCGCAGCTTCCTGCTGGAGAATCTTCTCGAACGCAGCGGCAAGACAGAGCTTCTGGCAGAAGTGCGCGCCGTTGCGGACATGGTCAACGTCATCGCCGTGCGCCAGAAGGAGCAGCTCGGACTCGGCCACGCCGTGCTTTGCGCGCGGGAGGTCTGCAAGAACGAGCCGTTCGCCGTCATGCTCGGCGACGACATGGTCTTCGGCAAGGGCGCTGGAATCTGCCAGCTCATCGAAGCGGCCGAGGCGGAAAACGCAGCCGTGGTGGGCGTTATCGAAGTCCCGGATGAAAAGGTCCACAAGTACGGAATCATCCAGGGCGAAGAGTTCGCCCCAGGCATGTACCGGGTGAACCAGCTCGTGGAAAAGCCCAAGCTTGCGGAGGCTCCCTCGCGCATGGCCATCATCGGGCGCTACGTTCTGTTGCCGGAAATCTTCGATATTCTTGAGAATCAGACGCCTGGCGTGGGCGGCGAGATTCAGCTGACGGACGCGCTTCAGGGCCTTGCCGATCGCGGCAAGCTCATCGCGGTCAAGCTCAAGGGGCGTCGTTTCGATGCGGGCGATTGGGTCGAATATCTGACGGCCAACATCTACTTCGCGCTCCAGGACGATGCCCTGCACGAGGACATCTCGGCCCGGCTGCGCGAATTGCTCCCCCCCCTGAAATAG
- the cdaA gene encoding diadenylate cyclase CdaA, with protein MIEFFGLQIAWRDVIDIAIITIVYYQLILLVRGTRAVAVIYGLMLLLVVYWVSDELGLFTLNWLLTNFLGSFFLVIIILFRSDIRKALAQIGVGRFWRRTPVEEQSLNEMVLAVLAMARKRCGALIVVERGVPLGDIVERGIEVDARISKELLMSIFKTETPLHDGAVVIRAGRLAAAACILPLSTKFKGQTVFGTRHRAALGISEESDAVSVVVSEETGDVSIAMNGRLTTSLDELRLRRVLKNVMER; from the coding sequence ATGATTGAATTTTTCGGACTCCAGATCGCCTGGCGCGACGTGATCGATATCGCGATCATCACGATCGTCTATTACCAGCTGATCCTGCTTGTGCGCGGCACCCGCGCGGTAGCGGTCATCTATGGCCTGATGCTGCTGCTCGTGGTCTATTGGGTTTCGGACGAACTGGGGCTGTTCACGCTCAACTGGCTTTTGACGAACTTCCTGGGGTCGTTCTTCCTGGTCATCATCATTCTCTTCCGCAGCGACATTCGCAAGGCCCTTGCCCAGATCGGCGTGGGGCGGTTTTGGCGGCGAACCCCCGTGGAGGAGCAGAGCCTCAACGAAATGGTGCTGGCCGTGCTAGCCATGGCCCGCAAGCGTTGCGGCGCGCTCATCGTCGTGGAACGCGGCGTGCCCCTGGGCGACATCGTCGAGCGCGGCATCGAGGTGGATGCGAGGATATCCAAGGAACTGCTGATGAGCATCTTCAAGACCGAAACTCCGCTGCATGACGGAGCCGTGGTCATCCGGGCCGGCCGTCTGGCCGCCGCGGCCTGCATTCTGCCGCTTTCCACAAAATTCAAGGGCCAGACCGTGTTCGGGACGCGCCACCGCGCCGCCTTGGGCATCAGCGAGGAGTCCGACGCCGTTTCTGTGGTCGTTTCCGAGGAGACGGGCGACGTCTCCATCGCCATGAACGGTCGGCTGACCACCAGCCTGGACGAGCTGCGCCTGCGGCGCGTGCTCAAGAACGTGATGGAGCGCTAG
- the ftsH gene encoding ATP-dependent zinc metalloprotease FtsH encodes MNNFGKNLLIWATISVMMVVLFNLMNQTQVKDTRIPYSEFLTKVEAGGVDSVLIQGREISGVTGQGEKFSTFTPEDPNLVEKLVKSGVRIIAEPPEEAPWYMTVLVSWFPMLLLIGVWIFFMRQMQGGGSGGRGAMSFGRSKARLINEEMTKVTFEDVAGVDEAKEELSEVVDFLREPRKFTRLGGRIPKGVLLVGSPGTGKTLLARAVAGEAGVPFFSISGSDFVEMFVGVGASRVRDLFSQGKKNAPCLIFIDEIDAVGRQRGAGLGGGHDEREQTLNQLLVEMDGFESNEGVILVAATNRPDVLDPALLRPGRFDRQVVVPTPDVRGRERILRVHTRRVPLAPDVDLGAIARGTPGFSGADLENLVNEAALYAAKVNQDSVENKDFEEAKDKVLMGKERRSVILSENEKRTTAFHEAGHALVAKLLPGTDPVHKVSIIPRGMALGVTQQLPVDDRHNYSKEFLENQLAMLLGGRVAEEIALAQMTTGASNDIERATKMAHKMVCQWGMSEKLGPLSFGDNQESVFLGKELVHNRNYGEETARTIDEEVRRIIDEAHEIARKLISENRESLDKIAEALLERETISGKDIDLLMEGKDLPPLPPMDVRKKSSDGKGDAGSGDDAGPGYTPVEESSKDETKPKDEDEEGEDDEFTLEEDDGRGDKGSGGGRNLQ; translated from the coding sequence TTGAATAATTTCGGTAAGAATCTCCTTATTTGGGCGACCATATCAGTAATGATGGTCGTTCTCTTCAATCTCATGAATCAGACCCAGGTCAAGGACACCCGCATTCCCTACAGCGAGTTCCTGACCAAGGTCGAAGCCGGAGGCGTGGATTCCGTCCTGATTCAGGGCCGCGAAATCAGCGGCGTCACCGGGCAGGGAGAGAAATTCTCCACCTTCACCCCTGAAGATCCGAACCTGGTTGAAAAACTGGTCAAAAGCGGCGTGCGGATCATCGCCGAACCGCCCGAGGAAGCCCCCTGGTACATGACCGTGCTGGTTTCCTGGTTCCCCATGCTCCTGCTCATCGGCGTCTGGATTTTCTTCATGCGCCAAATGCAGGGCGGCGGTTCCGGCGGCAGGGGAGCCATGTCCTTCGGGAGGTCCAAGGCCCGGCTGATCAACGAGGAGATGACCAAGGTCACCTTCGAGGATGTGGCCGGCGTGGACGAAGCCAAGGAAGAGCTCTCCGAGGTCGTTGATTTTCTGCGCGAACCGCGCAAGTTCACGCGGCTCGGCGGGCGCATCCCCAAAGGCGTGCTCCTTGTCGGCTCTCCCGGTACGGGCAAGACGCTTCTTGCGCGGGCCGTTGCAGGCGAAGCCGGGGTGCCCTTCTTTTCCATCTCCGGATCGGATTTCGTGGAGATGTTCGTGGGCGTGGGCGCTTCCCGCGTGCGCGACCTCTTCAGCCAGGGCAAGAAGAATGCTCCCTGCCTGATCTTCATCGACGAAATCGACGCCGTGGGCCGTCAGCGCGGCGCCGGGCTCGGCGGCGGCCACGACGAGCGCGAGCAGACCTTGAACCAGCTGCTTGTCGAGATGGACGGCTTCGAGTCCAACGAGGGCGTCATTCTCGTCGCCGCGACCAACCGCCCGGACGTTCTCGACCCGGCGCTGCTCCGTCCGGGGCGCTTCGACCGCCAGGTCGTGGTTCCCACTCCGGACGTGCGCGGACGCGAGCGCATCCTTCGCGTGCACACCCGCCGCGTTCCCCTGGCTCCGGACGTGGACCTCGGCGCCATTGCGCGCGGAACGCCCGGCTTTTCCGGCGCGGACCTGGAAAACCTCGTCAACGAGGCAGCGCTCTACGCCGCCAAGGTCAACCAGGACAGCGTCGAAAACAAGGACTTCGAGGAAGCCAAGGACAAGGTTCTCATGGGCAAGGAGCGGCGCAGCGTCATCCTCAGCGAGAACGAAAAGCGCACCACCGCCTTCCATGAGGCGGGGCATGCCCTCGTGGCCAAGCTGCTGCCCGGAACCGATCCCGTGCACAAGGTTTCCATCATTCCGCGAGGCATGGCCCTGGGCGTGACCCAGCAACTCCCCGTGGATGATCGTCATAATTACTCCAAGGAATTCCTCGAAAATCAGCTGGCCATGCTGTTGGGCGGCCGCGTCGCCGAGGAAATCGCCCTGGCCCAGATGACCACCGGAGCATCCAACGACATCGAGCGGGCCACCAAAATGGCGCACAAGATGGTCTGCCAGTGGGGCATGAGCGAGAAGCTCGGCCCGCTTTCCTTCGGCGACAACCAGGAATCCGTGTTCCTCGGCAAGGAGCTGGTCCATAATCGCAACTACGGCGAGGAAACCGCCAGAACCATCGACGAGGAAGTGCGCCGGATCATCGACGAGGCCCACGAAATCGCCCGCAAGCTGATCAGCGAGAACCGCGAATCGCTGGACAAGATCGCCGAAGCCCTGCTCGAACGCGAGACCATCAGCGGCAAGGACATCGACCTGCTGATGGAGGGCAAGGATTTGCCTCCGCTGCCGCCCATGGACGTGCGCAAGAAGTCTTCGGACGGGAAGGGCGATGCCGGTTCCGGCGACGATGCCGGACCGGGGTATACTCCGGTGGAGGAATCTTCCAAGGACGAGACAAAGCCGAAGGACGAGGATGAGGAAGGGGAGGACGACGAGTTCACCCTGGAAGAGGACGACGGCCGGGGCGACAAGGGCTCCGGCGGCGGACGCAATCTGCAATAG
- the priA gene encoding replication restart helicase PriA translates to MLEYWQVLLPTPPHSVLTYERPEWFPPLAPGCRVLVPVRRSLRVGVLTQTCDKPEFATRQILWPLDREPLLDEDYMELVRNLASRQMTDPGAILHLLLPSGLRTSELTFALSQGPFPSRLTPHALGKLSLDEKRELVALWLDGGMRVHLNPAREAEETVVSLAADPPWPVRPNAVSQLGVLEYLLENGQTTRRRLTEEVGGNVGSVLRRLADAGLIRVGREEAGLEELAPACEIAEDVLTNSQEQDAALQKLMQAMDSPQGETVLLHGITGSGKTHVYLELAEKCLASGRSALLLAPEVALACGLYRAVRERFAEARCVFYHGYQTPGRRRDAFAALADGHPSLVVGTRSALFLPIRRPGLIILDEEHDESFKQEERLAYQAKEIAWFRTRQSGGLLVLGSATPDVKSYHAARQGRLPLVSLTKRVGEGTLPDIRLVDISGQKDPEKPLAAETLDALTRTVEQGGQAILMLNRRGYAPLMYCLDCGDVVRCPHCHVAMTFHKSRERLICHYCGTSYSYPLLCGKCGGGNHLPMGEGTERLEETLRKALPEGTGVLRMDRDTTRRQERLEEILDDFAKGRAQVLVGTQMLSKGHHFPNVTLVVVADGDLGLNLPDYRSAERTYQLLLQVAGRAGRGALPGTVLVQTRNPGHPFWDHVLRADYETFFEREIAQREKFRYPPFVRLGLIRMSVPVEGEGPESVSDDVRLLSDAAAALQRAARAPGVTVLGPAPAPLAVLRGRKRYNCLIKAEDWRDVRDVFGRFSAWNPDPNRIRLRLDLDPVNML, encoded by the coding sequence ATGCTTGAATATTGGCAGGTTCTGCTCCCCACACCGCCCCATTCCGTGCTCACCTACGAGCGCCCGGAGTGGTTCCCTCCCCTTGCTCCCGGTTGCCGGGTGCTCGTTCCCGTGCGTCGTTCGCTGCGAGTCGGGGTGCTCACCCAAACCTGCGACAAGCCGGAGTTCGCCACAAGGCAGATTCTCTGGCCCTTGGACCGCGAACCGCTTCTGGACGAAGACTACATGGAACTGGTGCGCAACCTCGCCAGTCGCCAGATGACGGATCCCGGCGCCATTCTTCACCTCCTTTTGCCTTCGGGATTGCGCACCTCGGAGCTGACCTTCGCCCTGAGCCAGGGGCCTTTTCCCTCGCGCCTGACGCCCCATGCCCTTGGAAAGCTGAGTCTCGACGAAAAACGCGAACTGGTCGCCCTCTGGCTGGACGGCGGCATGCGCGTCCATCTCAATCCGGCACGCGAGGCTGAAGAAACCGTTGTCAGCCTTGCGGCGGACCCGCCATGGCCAGTGCGGCCCAACGCGGTTTCCCAGCTTGGAGTGCTGGAGTATCTTTTGGAAAACGGCCAGACCACCCGCCGTCGGCTGACCGAGGAAGTCGGCGGCAATGTTGGGTCCGTCCTGCGACGGCTTGCGGATGCGGGCTTGATTCGCGTCGGCCGGGAGGAAGCCGGGCTGGAGGAACTCGCACCCGCATGCGAAATCGCCGAGGATGTGCTGACCAACTCCCAGGAGCAGGACGCGGCACTGCAAAAACTCATGCAGGCCATGGATTCGCCCCAGGGAGAAACCGTGCTGCTGCACGGCATCACCGGAAGCGGCAAGACGCATGTTTATCTGGAGCTGGCGGAGAAATGCCTTGCTTCGGGCCGCTCCGCGCTATTGCTCGCTCCGGAGGTGGCGCTGGCCTGCGGGCTTTACCGCGCGGTGCGTGAGCGCTTCGCAGAGGCTAGGTGCGTGTTTTACCACGGCTATCAGACACCGGGACGCCGCCGCGACGCTTTCGCGGCCCTGGCCGACGGGCACCCCTCGCTGGTGGTGGGAACCCGTTCCGCTCTTTTTCTCCCGATCCGCCGACCCGGTCTGATCATCCTGGACGAGGAGCACGACGAGAGCTTCAAGCAGGAGGAGCGGCTCGCCTATCAGGCCAAGGAAATCGCGTGGTTCCGCACCCGCCAGTCCGGAGGCCTGCTCGTGCTCGGCTCGGCAACGCCGGACGTGAAGTCCTACCATGCCGCTCGCCAGGGACGTCTTCCGTTGGTCAGCCTGACCAAGCGGGTCGGGGAAGGGACGCTTCCCGATATCCGCCTCGTGGACATTTCCGGACAGAAGGATCCGGAAAAGCCGCTGGCCGCGGAAACTCTGGACGCTCTGACGCGCACGGTGGAGCAGGGCGGTCAGGCCATTTTGATGCTCAACCGCCGCGGCTACGCGCCGTTGATGTATTGCCTCGATTGCGGCGACGTGGTCCGCTGCCCGCACTGCCATGTGGCCATGACCTTTCACAAGAGCCGGGAACGTTTGATTTGCCACTATTGCGGCACATCCTATTCCTATCCGCTGCTTTGCGGGAAATGCGGCGGCGGCAATCACCTGCCCATGGGCGAGGGGACGGAACGGCTCGAAGAGACGCTGCGAAAGGCGCTCCCCGAAGGCACGGGCGTGTTGCGCATGGACCGTGACACCACCCGCCGCCAGGAAAGGCTGGAGGAAATCCTGGATGATTTCGCCAAGGGGAGGGCGCAGGTTCTCGTGGGAACGCAGATGCTCTCCAAGGGGCACCATTTCCCCAATGTCACCCTGGTCGTTGTGGCGGACGGAGATCTGGGACTGAACCTGCCGGACTACCGTTCGGCGGAACGGACGTATCAGCTGCTGCTTCAGGTGGCGGGCCGGGCGGGGCGCGGCGCATTGCCCGGCACGGTCCTAGTCCAGACGCGCAACCCTGGCCATCCGTTTTGGGATCATGTGCTGCGAGCCGATTATGAGACTTTTTTCGAACGTGAGATCGCCCAGCGGGAAAAATTTCGTTATCCTCCGTTCGTTCGGCTCGGCCTGATCCGCATGAGCGTTCCTGTCGAGGGGGAAGGCCCTGAAAGCGTCAGCGACGACGTGCGGCTCCTGTCCGATGCGGCGGCCGCCTTGCAGCGCGCGGCCAGGGCTCCGGGCGTGACGGTGCTTGGTCCGGCCCCTGCGCCGTTGGCCGTGCTGCGCGGACGCAAGCGGTACAATTGCCTGATCAAGGCCGAGGACTGGCGTGATGTGCGCGATGTATTCGGTCGTTTTTCCGCTTGGAATCCGGATCCGAATCGCATTCGCCTTCGTCTTGATCTCGATCCCGTGAACATGCTTTGA